One Tetrapisispora phaffii CBS 4417 chromosome 3, complete genome DNA segment encodes these proteins:
- the TPHA0C03240 gene encoding zinc metalloproteinase family protein (similar to Saccharomyces cerevisiae YIL108W; ancestral locus Anc_2.263), whose protein sequence is MPPLPDTKKKEQLEIFNLQEIAIVTSPCIIIHGKCLSNNGSKTIQVQHQSLPTLTYPVDENFFKITCHLQPGENTLTMVTDTNLFKIIKCIYTPMYQNLPVHLCLLIARDSPLLFDSPKSQIQKEGGNNLDLAIRKLRMAGRLMQAFTNEQMLRAGFGQRCFQFVEEYALDTIFQSSQEMRNTIKIHILRSDKTTKEIRDYNIAQQNKDAKNSGGLFDIAMNCVRGSEFFNQPGLKKPVQAAVMFMDTHWDGKMITGHAALGGGTSDIKLAIFGSHGMYSWPTCMEQLLPYMLDTTKSSTKEVANDCNECGSHWECCVVTMGAFMHEIGHLLGCPHEENGVMLRDYVRLNRSFLTRESFCLRTNSNGAKPPIYPREECTWHRLDLLRFLYHPSFTLPQDFYDPSFLRPSKINSDGLTQPALFPLGNGSCMIKSEGGIYCIEIICGDLTRAYIEYLPKSLGGTGTQKEVILSLQDLRSRIPPNHLEKHANDFKIGILCTNGPNKTFDNFPNLLNISTISMAKYNYPGNVKGIKSPLLGNSNRGSEFDIIPINIKNITMVRVYYGSALDGLRFYQRTDDPNKPPSIPPRTYVSGLKDSMKNFSINDKNTYNVLIGNETTNFSDINLENGEIIKEFNVRCGAWIDGIQIVTSRGRSSPMFGNANGGSLGQLKAPHGQQILGIYGRKSNWMDAIGIVYGNI, encoded by the coding sequence ATGCCTCCTTTACCAGATACCAAAAAAAAGGAACAACTagaaatctttaatttgCAAGAAATTGCTATTGTCACTTCTCcatgtattattattcatgGTAAATGTTTGAGCAACAATGGTTCCAAAACCATCCAAGTACAACACCAATCGCTTCCTACTCTAACCTATCCTGTAGATGAGAATTTTTTTAAGATCACTTGTCATTTGCAACCAGGTGAAAATACGCTAACGATGGTTACGGACacaaatttattcaaaatcatcaaaTGTATCTACACTCCAATGTACCAAAATTTACCTGTTCATTTATGTCTGTTGATAGCGAGAGACTCTCCTTTGCTTTTCGATTCTCCAAAGTCACAGATACAGAAGGAAGGTGGTAATAACCTAGATCTGGCTATTCGAAAACTGAGAATGGCAGGTAGGTTAATGCAAGCGTTCACTAATGAACAGATGTTACGTGCAGGTTTTGGTCAAAGatgttttcaatttgtaGAGGAATACGCATTGGATACTATCTTCCAATCAAGCCAAGAAATGAGAAACACTATCAAGATCCATATCTTGAGATCTGATAAAACTACTAAAGAAATAAGAGACTATAACATTGCACAACAAAATAAAGATGCGAAGAATTCGGGTGGCTTGTTTGATATTGCAATGAATTGTGTTAGAGGAAGTGAGTTTTTCAATCAACCAGGCTTAAAAAAACCAGTTCAAGCTGCTGTAATGTTCATGGATACTCATTGGGACGGTAAGATGATTACAGGTCATGCTGCGTTAGGTGGTGGTACATCTGATATTAAATTGGCTATATTTGGTTCTCATGGTATGTATTCATGGCCAACATGTATGGAACAATTATTACCTTATATGTTAGATACTACTAAAAGTTCTACTAAGGAAGTTGCAAATGATTGTAATGAATGTGGGTCTCATTGGGAATGTTGCGTAGTTACTATGGGAGCGTTTATGCACGAGATTGGACATTTATTAGGATGTCCGCATGAAGAAAATGGTGTGATGTTAAGAGATTATGTCAGGTTGAATAGATCATTTTTGACAAGAGAATCATTCTGTCTCAGAACTAACTCAAACGGTGCAAAACCACCAATATATCCAAGAGAAGAATGTACTTGGCATAGATTAGATTTATTAAGATTTTTGTATCATCCATCTTTCACTCTGCCCCAGGATTTCTATGATCCTTCATTTTTGCGACCTTCTAAGATAAATTCAGATGGTTTGACGCAACCGGCATTATTTCCATTAGGGAATGGGTCTTGCATGATTAAATCTGAAGGTGGAATATATTgtattgaaataatatgTGGCGATTTAACAAGAGcttatattgaatatttaccAAAATCCTTGGGTGGAACAGGAACTCAAAAGGAGGTGATTCTATCGTTACAAGATTTAAGATCTAGAATCCCGCCAAATCACCTTGAAAAACATgctaatgattttaaaattggtATTTTGTGCACAAATGGCCCTAATAAAACATTTGACAACTTCCCAAATctgttaaatatttctacTATTTCCATGGCTAAATACAACTACCCTGGTAATGTTAAAGGTATTAAATCGCCATTGTTAGGTAATTCAAATAGAGGTAGTGAATTTGACATCATACCGatcaatattaaaaatatcacaATGGTAAGAGTATATTATGGCAGTGCCCTTGATGGTCTACGATTTTACCAAAGAACAGATGATCCAAATAAACCACCATCTATCCCTCCAAGAACTTATGTTAGCGGTTTGAAGGATTCGATgaagaatttttcaatcaatGATAAAAACACATATAATGTTTTAATTGGCAATGAGACAACGAATTTTAGTGACATTAACTTGGAAAATGGAGAGATCATCAAAGAGTTCAATGTCAGATGCGGCGCTTGGATTGATGGTATACAGATTGTAACAAGCCGTGGACGCAGCAGTCCTATGTTTGGGAACGCAAATGGTGGTAGTCTTGGACAGTTGAAGGCACCTCATGGTCAACAAATTTTGGGTATATATGGTAGAAAAAGTAATTGGATGGATGCGATTGGTATAGTTTATGGtaacatataa
- the TPHA0C03250 gene encoding uncharacterized protein (similar to Saccharomyces cerevisiae PFK26 (YIL107C); ancestral locus Anc_2.264): protein MDFTPKNTPLQTPFTSDVNINQIQSQTQPHTHTQTQNQVDNNKINKLKLKVKDKNVNYRSSSFDIPGLTKSKKSPYGLLTNDDIEKKLIIVMCGLPASGKSFITNKLSRYLNFMMFNCKAFNVGNTRRTFSKENKLEEQTSDFFNANNEKYLQLRDKWALDTLEELLNYLLVKDGAVAIFDATNTTKERRRLLFQQIKNRSNKINVVFLETICSNEELTKKNIKLKISGPDYIYKDPVDSLIDFEERLKNYKKVYESIEDSENLSYIKMIDVGEKIITYKLNGFLTSETLYYLMNFNLNERKIWITRNGESKYNLEVKMGGDSYLTKRGKKYSKALKNFIDDQKLIEQNNYKIKSDETQKKEYLRMIERYGENNITIDTNNEVEEVEEEENDEFHIWSSMRKRAIESVQYFDENKYQIKQIRMLDEINAGDFDSLSHSDFKEYYPIEFEKKQNDTLRYKYPGNGGESYLDVINRLRTVINEIERLKDSVLIVTHPVPARVLLGYFLNISKDIIADIDIPLHCVYCLDIKPYGISWSLYEYVEKLDTFVQLPQNSINTTKVKEVGLVYKEKHYSEIPTKLARTLSNENNCSSLIHRSVSFDSLVDLPMSPNVNKYIIKKNKHLHTMPLSRKPFTKDDFEYLK, encoded by the coding sequence ATGGACTTTACTCCAAAAAATACCCCCTTACAGACGCCTTTCACAAGTGACGTTAAcataaatcaaattcaatcACAAACACAACCGCATACGCATACACAAACGCAAAATCAGGtcgataataataaaataaataaactgAAGCTTAAagttaaagataaaaatgtCAATTACAGATCTTCCTCATTTGATATACCAGGTTTAACAAAATCTAAAAAATCTCCATATGGTTTACTTACAAATGATgacattgaaaaaaaattaatcaTTGTAATGTGTGGTTTACCTGCATCTGGtaaatcatttattacaaataaattatcaagatatttaaattttatgatGTTTAACTGTAAAGCATTCAATGTTGGTAATACAAGAAGaactttttcaaaagaaaataaattagaagaacaaacttctgatttttttaatgctaataatgaaaaatatttacagtTACGGGACAAATGGGCATTAGATACTTTGGAAGAATTactaaattatttattggtAAAAGATGGTGCTGTTGCTATTTTTGATGCTACTAATACAACAAAggaaagaagaagattatTATTCcaacaaattaaaaataggtcaaataaaattaatgttGTATTTCTTGAGACAATTTGTTCGAATGAAGAACTGactaaaaaaaatattaaactaAAAATATCTGGGCCagattatatatataaagatcCAGTTGattcattaattgattttgaagaaagattaaagaattataaAAAAGTTTATGAGTCAATTGAAGACAGTGAAAATTTATcttatattaaaatgataGATGTTGgtgaaaaaataatcacttataaattaaatggGTTTTTAACATCTGAAAccttatattatttaatgaactttaatttgaatgaaagaaaaatttgGATTACAAGAAATGGAgaaagtaaatataatttagaGGTTAAAATGGGTGGTGATTCTTATCTAACAAAAAGAGGTAAAAAATACTCAAAAGCgttaaagaattttattgatgaCCAAAAACTTattgaacaaaataattataaaataaagtcAGATGAAACtcaaaagaaagaatatttAAGAATGATTGAAAGATATGgagaaaataatattaccATTGATACGAATAATGAAGTAGAAGaagtagaagaagaagaaaatgatgaattcCATATTTGGTCTAGTATGAGGAAGAGAGCTATTGAGAGTGTCcaatattttgatgaaaataaatatcaaataaaacaaattagAATGTTAGATGAGATTAATGCTGGCGATTTTGACAGTTTATCACATTCTGATTTTAAAGAGTATTATCCAatagaatttgaaaagaaacaaaatgaTACACTGAGATACAAGTATCCCGGTAACGGCGGGGAATCATATTTAGATGTCATTAACCGCCTACGGACAGTAatcaatgaaattgaaagattAAAAGATAGTGTTTTAATTGTGACACATCCTGTCCCAGCAAGAGTGCTTTTAGGTTACTTTTTAAACATTAGTAAAGACATAATTGCTGATATTGATATACCCCTACATTGTGTTTACTGTCTGGATATAAAACCTTATGGAATATCTTGGTCGCTATATGAGTATGTTGAGAAATTGGATACATTCGTTCAATTGCCCCAAAACTCAATAAATACTACTAAAGTAAAAGAAGTCGGATTGGTCTACAAAGAAAAACATTACTCTGAGATTCCAACCAAATTAGCCAGAACTTTAAgcaatgaaaataattgcTCGAGTTTAATTCATAGAAGTGTAAGCTTTGATTCTTTAGTGGACCTTCCAATGAGCCCAaatgttaataaatatatcattaaaaagAACAAGCATTTGCACACCATGCCTTTAAGTAGAAAACCCTTCACAAAAgatgattttgaatatttgaaataa